The following proteins are co-located in the Hypomesus transpacificus isolate Combined female chromosome 23, fHypTra1, whole genome shotgun sequence genome:
- the LOC124485979 gene encoding SPEG neighbor protein-like, giving the protein MSKPKAGPPPGCTLDMKAGPPPGCTLDVKAGPPPGCTLDVKDSQVQEAAIRIQASYRGHRSRKELREKGPPKILQELRDVVLLEGSAAKLECRVSAFPDPFIVWSKDGRELKDDPKYRYVFEDPDFVALVVRDGVLADLGRYTVTIKNPFGQASGSACILVEVPAKVTKGPDSVKNKRGTTLVLRAEISGEPAPDVGWIKDGDDIEEDERVFYDIGDTNTILTIKNAQLSDAGKYEVFVENSLGTDQSFARVDIL; this is encoded by the exons ATGTCCAAACCCAAGGCAGGGCCTCCTCCTGGCTGTACGCTGGACATGAAGGCAGGGCCTCCTCCTGGCTGTACGCTGGACGTGAAGGCAGGGCCTCCTCCTGGCTGTACGCTGGACGTGAAGGACTCCCAGGTCCAGGAGGCTGCCATACGCATCCAGGCCTCGTACCGGGGGCACAG ATCCCGTAAGGAACTGAGGGAGAAAGGTCCTCCTAAGATCCTGCAGGAGCTGCGGGACGTGGTGCTGCTGGAGGGCAGCGCTGCCAAGCTGGAGTGCCGCGTCAGCGCCTTCCCAGACCCCTTCATTGTCTGGTCCAAGGACGGCCGAGAGCTGAAGGACGACCCCAAGTACCGCTACGTGTTCGAGGACCCTGACTTTGTGGCTCTGGTGGTGCGAGATGGCGTCCTGGCAGACCTGGGGAGATACACGGTCACCATAAAGAACCCGTTTGGACAGGCGTCTGGATCTGCCTGTATCCTGGTAGAAG TCCCAGCTAAGGTGACCAAAGGGCCAGACAGCGTGAAGAACAAGCGAGGGACCACCTTGGTGCTGAGGGCAGAGATCAGCGGGGAGCCGGCTCCGGACGTTGGCTGGATCAAAGATGGAGACGACATTGAGGAGGACGAAAG AGTGTTCTATGATATTGGGGACACCAACACAATCCTGACCATAAAAAATGCTCAACTATCAGATGCGGGCAAGTATGAGGTGTTTGTGGAGAACAGTCTGGGCACGGACCAGTCGTTCGCACGTGTGGACATTCTGTGA